The Muntiacus reevesi chromosome 5, mMunRee1.1, whole genome shotgun sequence genome segment AAATAACAAAGGTATACTAACTGTCAAATTCTGAAGACAAGTGATGGACTTCAGAGGTGCTTGAAGCTTCCTAGGCTAGCACAGAGTAGGGAGACACCTTGCCTGAAGTTCAGGAGTAAGCCACAGTCACATTGGCCTGTTGGAACTTTCAACACCACGCCCTGTGATTCTCCTGCATTCTACTGCTTAAGCAGCTCACAGGACTGGTAAACAAGGAGCGGTGTGAGCAAAACTGAGTCAGGCACTGCTGGTTCTATTCCAAAGTAAATGCAGACCAGAAATCCTGAGTGTTTCTCCTGGGAAGGACAGATTCAGGAAGTATAAAAACCATGCTCTGCAGTAGAAGAATACGCTATATTCTTCCCATAACCTATGCCCAACTGGCCAAACACATCCACtgttcccattaaaaaaaaaaaaaaaaaaaaaaaaaccaccacccaGCCACTACCATCTGCAAGGTGACATGAAGGTTCACAGTGACATCCCCACCTCCGGGTCAGCCACTCAAAGCAAAGGACAGTAGCCTTGGTTCTAAGAGACAGGACTCAGTTTCTCCTTCATTGAACATGGGAATGGGAATTAGAGGATCATGGAAGAGACAAAACTGATACTTACTACATACTTGTTTCTAGTTAGCTCCTAGACATTTTCAATTCATCCTCACAAGATCCCTGTGAGGTAGACGTTAAGGTCCCTTTTTAGAAAGTGGCGTACTGAGATTCAGTGAGTATAGGGGACTCAGCCAAGGTCTTCGACTTTTGAGTAGACTGTCTTTTTCCATTCCTGATAGAGACAATTTCAAGACTTAATgcattccccccacccctgccctcacaTACATACCTCATGGAAGAGAATAATGTCTGGTCTTTTTGGTAAAGACAGTAGTTGATGGTAGGGCACAGAGAGAGTGCTGGGCAATATCATCCAGCCACAGGGATGCCTGGCTGCAACCGCCTCTCACCCCTTGTACCCACACTACATGCAATACTTGTTTTTCAAGTAAGCTTCAGTGATACTTCCCTCTATaaccttcctcctctttccctcagGCTGGAGTTCTCCCTTTATTGTCACAACACTACACTGTATTAGAATAGTTAATTTATGTGTCACAGTAGCTAAATTACCCTTCTTCAGCACAGTTTGACGTTATTGTAGGCAAAGGCCTCCACTGAAGATTGATGAAATCCATTTTCAAGAATAAAAAGGAGATAAGGGTACCAAGACAATTCAGTGGGGGAAAgaagagtcttttcaacaaatagcaGGGATAACTATATAATAATAAAGCAACCATACCACCTGCCCAGGGGACAGCCAGAAATGCTTAATGAACAGCATGATATACTCTCAAGTTATCTTCTATATTGTTTTCCCTGTTCCTGCAACCACATGCCCGTACACATGTGTATACAAATACCTGGGATGTTCAGTGCTACATAAAATAGGATCCTATTATATAAGTGGTCTTTTCCATCTTTCACGTCTCCGCCAACAGAACCTCATGGAAAGCCTTACAGAAGAATAGGCGTTAACACTAATTCCTTCTTGATAGTGGTCATATAACATTCCACGGTGAAGACTATCCCATGGTGAAGCAGAGGTCCAGGCTGTGACAGTTGCTAGTCTACGCATCTGTATCCTGTCATCACAAATTTGAGGAAATTGGCTTTAATGCTCCCCTTGCTGTGGATGCCAAGTCCTAGATTCTgctaattttgagaaagaaaatgaaacacctgagaaagaaaatgaaatttatttttcctgtttttctgatCCTCTCACTCACCTCCACACACCCTTTCCTTCACAGTTCCTACTTTCCCCATCTACAATAGAGGGAAGCACTGGATTTGTTTTAAAAGGCACCGTATTAACAACAGGCAAACGGCGCCACCCGTGGCTTCTCCTTTCCTCTGCACCACCTCCCCTGCTCCTAGGACTCTCCTTTCCTCGCTCCCGACTCTTCCCCACTCTCACCTCCTCCTCTTCAAGGGCTTCTACCTTGTCTTACATTTCAATTACCttaaatgagaaagaaggaatacagattgtggggggggggggggtggttaaaAACTAGGAGTATAAGGAAAGAGATGAAGCCTTAATGCTCCATTTCCAGTGATCTCCGCATGAAAAGCTGCCCAAGCCTCTAGTCTTCTTGATTTCCAGCCTTAGCTCAAAGCTACTATCTCTCAAAACATTTAACCCTCCCTTCATACTCCCATTTTATCTCGTGTGATAGCAAGagaataaacatattaaaagcaaggaaatttatctttgtggaaagaaagtgaaagttgctcagtcatgtctgcctctttgccacccccgtggactatacagtccatggaattctccaggccagaatactggagtgggtagcctttttttcccttctccaggggatcttccctacccagggatggaacccaggtctcccgcactggaagcagattctttaccaactgagctatcagggaagcccatctctgtGAAACCACTTTCTAATGTTTTCCTATCTATAGCCTTTCCTTAGATTGAAGTATTTTACAAGATTCTGTGTATTCAAGGACCCTCACCCCTTAAATGTTTACTATttaatatttcacaattttttttaagctggaCTTTTCAAGGACTTAAGTCTATCTGAATAGTATTGTACAAATTAGTAGAAGTCTACATTTTTACTGTTCTGTTTGAAATTacttcatttcctctttttcaaGACTGGACCCATCTTCACTCTCTAGACAATCTATAATGTAGCTAATCTAATAacctattgggcttcccaggtgactcagtggtaaagaatctgcctgccaatgcaggagacgtgttcaatcccagggctgggaaatcccctggagaaggaaatggcaacccactccagtattcttgcctgggaaatcaaatggacagaggagcctggcgggctgtagtccaggTAGTtgtaaaaagagttggacatgactgaatgactgaacaacaacctattaatttgtgctttttaaactttttatttgatattggagcatagttgatttacaatgttgtgattgtttcagatatacagcaaagtgattcagttatgtatacacatgtcctattctttttcaaactcttttcccatttaggttgttacataacatcgagcagaggtccctgtgctatatacagcgGGTCTTTGTGGCAATAACTTATTGATTTAATGGAAGAAACTTCCCCTGCTCCTCTCCCCTGTCAAATCAGGATACTTGGCCTTCCAAGAAGAACACAGGAAGTTAAAACTGGTTTCTCCAGACAAGGTGCAGGTCTTAGGATCCATTGGTGTGAATTTTGAAACAGGTAGATGGGAAGGGTGAGGCTGGACAAACTGGGCGGACGCCACTCAAGCTGACAAGGGCTGTTTCCATTTAGGGTTTTGCTTTTCAGAAAAATGGGGAAGGGCAAGGAGGATTTGCAAAGGTGGCTTTCTGTTCTCTGATTAGGAAAGCAAAGGAGCGTCACCGGCTTGATCAGGAGAGGAACAGGGTTAACCAttacatgaaaatataaattttgaaaaatgttttccagTAGAGGATTAATAAAGAATGAGAAGGGGGCCTTCCAGTAATGGCACGGATAGGCAATTCCTTTCTGCagtccctgcccccctccccctccacaatAAGCATACCGCTAGACAAAGTTACCAAAACCACCCATTTCAAGGAACTGGAAATTGGCCAAGGTGGACAATAAATGGAGAAGCTGTGGTGACTGTTAGGGTACTTGTTAAATAGGGTCCTGGAATGCCGCATGGTGAGCCTGTTGACAAAAGCCTACAAGAGAACTGAAACAGAAAACCTGGTTGCCCACAGGACCTGGATGAGCCCActgtggggggcagggtgggaggaggaCAAGGTAGAAGGGGCAGGACTGCGGACACATGCCCTTACTAGGGTCCACAGATGGACTATTTCAGGGTTCCCAGGGAAGCCAAACTGGTCAGTTCAGACCAAGAAGAGCAGCGTTTAGGTATGCTTTGCAGGCTTCTCATCCTAGGGGTACACTGTGGGGAAGGCCCCGGGACGTCAGATTGTTTATCACTGTGACTCAGCAGCTGTTTCACGGGCATGCTCACAAGAGGTTAGTGTCAGTTCAAAGCCCCTGCAGGCCACCTGCCACACAAAAGGTGCCAAGGCAGCAATGTTTCGGAGGAGCCCAGCTAGCCTCTCACCAGCAGCATTTATTAAGAAATGATTTAGACCTTCAGGTAAGAACGGCGGGAGACCGTGGCCTTCTGGCTGCACCCTAATGGGGTCCCCCCGACTCAGTCCACAtgacttacttttttttaaatgttgaccttttttttttaagcttttattgaatttgttacaatactgtttctgttttagttttttggccacatagcatgtgggatcctagctctctgaccagggatcaaaccccaagtAAATATTAACCGCTGGTTtacaagggaagtccccctcaGTCAGTGACTTTTACATAAGGTGGTGCTGGCCATGAAAACAAGTCACTCGGCTGCCTGTACAGACACAGCTCATGATAGTGATGGGGGCAGGCTAAGAAAAGTTTGGCCTCATGGCGTAAACATGGGAACGAATGCTGGGCAGTGAGCAGGGGAAATAAATGCACAGCTTTGCTAGCCTGCAGTCACAGCCCCAGCTGCGAGCAGCTGGCCAACCAGGAATTTAACAGGGAAAACCCTAGAAATGAGTCACAGAATAGTTGAGATAAAGCTCTCTGCATTATCTCTGGCTGAATGACAGGCTTTGTCATTTTAGCAAATCTGAATGACCTTATACTTAGAGGGGTATAAAAAAAccttaatttttcaaattaggtgaaaaaacagtattttcaacAGAACATCTTTACAGTATTAATTATCAATTAGCATTCCCATTCACATCTTTTGCCCATTCTTCTGTGGTCTTTTCCTTACTAATGTGTAACAGCTCCGTAGCAGAATAGCCATTTATCACAGCTCCTGCAGACATCTTCCTGAACGGTTTGCCTTCTGATTGTTTCATATGTAAGATGTTTATGCAGGTGACTTTCTCTTTTTGAAGTCCCTCTTTTACCCTTATGTTTAGGAAGGTTTTTCTATTCTAAGATCAGGAAATATTTACCCATCCCCTGTTCCCTccgttctattaaaaaaaaaatttagctgcTCCtgatcttagctgcagcactgATTTTCTAGAtgcaacatgcaaactcttagttgcaacatgtgggatctagttccctgaccagggatggaacctgggcccttgcactgggagctcggagtctttgccactggaccaccagcgaagtccccccAACCCTTTTATTTTACCCATTCTTTTAAAGCCTTggtgcctgcattgcaggagacccaggtttgatccctggtttaggaagatcccttggagaagggaacggctatccactccagtatttttgcctgggaaatcccatggacagaggagcttgacagcctgtagtccatgggatcacaaagagtcagacatgactgggcaaccaacagtttcactttaaaaaaaaaaaaaaagcctcagagCTAGTGTATTCTCCTGGGCTTGTTAACTCACTGAACAGATAAGACTTCAGTGATATAACACAGGTATGTTCTATGAGAAGGAGGGGCTCTTTCTTACTACAGCTTACAACTCGGAAGCCTCAGTCATGGATCATGTTTCCTACAGAAACAACTATTTATGTCTTCATTCAGCCACCTAACAGCTGTTGCCTTCCTCTTTAGGTGTCCTGGGACTTGATGGCAAACTTCAAGGGCCATGCGCTCCCCGGGAGCTTCTTCTTGATAGTTGGACTGTGGTGGTCGGTGAAACACCCACTGAAGTACTTTTATCAAAAGGAGAAGAGCAGCCAACTGACCCATCACTACCAGCGTCTCGAGATCATCGAAGCTGCAATCAGAACTTTGTTTTCAGTCATCGGTAAGGTTGGGAGTCATCTGACTCAGGGAATTCTCATCAAACCCAGAACCCAAAAGCCATCTCCTGGCCCCTGTGAAACAAGTTTCTCCACCAGTAGGGGtaatggagaattttcagttgGGCGCTAAATATCCTACCATAGCGTCCACTGTGTACCAAGCTTTGGTAGGCTGACGGTTGATAGCACCTTTGCTGTTGGTTGTTTAGTcccaaagttgtgtctgactcttttgcgaccccacaggctgtagttGTATGGCTGCATTCCTATTGCTCTTTGTCCCCTAAGGAACAACACAGGCACGTGTCTGCAGATTTCTTGGCAAATAGCTTACATGGAAATAATGGCATCTGAGGCAGCAACGTGGGTCCACAGGGCATGGCCACCCCCACCTGTCCCTGGGGGTGACTTGGCCATCTGTTGGTCCTGGAGCGGTTCTCCCCTCCCTGACCTCCATTCTCGTTTCCCTGCAGGGATCCTGGCAGAGCAGTTTGTTCCTGACGGGCCCCACCTCCACCTGTACCACGAGGACCACTGGGTAAAACTCATGAACTGGCAGCACAGCACCATGTACCTGTTCTTCGCAGTCTCGGGCATCGTGGACATGCTGACCTACCTCATCACCCACGTCCCCCTGGGGCTGGACAGACTGGTTATGGCTCTGGCCGCCTTCAATGAAGGTAACGAAGTGGTATGGATGGAGATTTAGAGGGACTGGAGCACAAAAGATCAGAAATATTGAGACTTTAGTTACCTTCCCCAGAAAATCCCACTCTCTGAACTTGAAAACCCCACAAAGGACCTGATCCTGTGCCCTGGATGGTACAAATGACAGACTCCATAAAGTAGTGCAGGAAAGTACGGGATTTTTAGCCAAAGTCAggtggtgtcagtggtaaagaacccgccagctaatgcaggagatgcaagggatgcaggttcgatccctgggtcaggaagatgccctggagaagggaatggcaatccactccagtattcttgcctggagaatcccatggatggaggagcctggcaggctacagtccatggggtcgcagcgtTGGACAGGATTGAAGCGACTTATTAGCACGCTAGGCACAGACGACTCCTGCCCGCCTGCGCGGCCCCTCCACACACCATGAGGCGAGGGGGCGACCCTCTAGTTAGGGGAGAAGGGCTCTGTCTGGCTCCATCAGAAGGCCCACCAGCAACCAGCACACAGCTCCCAGGGTAACTCATGTTAACTGGGAAAACGCAAGCATGTCGTGATCCAACCCCTTCATCTGCTTCTGTACTGCAGGAAGAACTGAATAAAGGCTGGAGGAGGGTAAGAGTGAATTTCAGGTACACACAGACAATTTGTCACACGTCAGCAACACCTCACTGTCCTGTATTGGACCCTACCATCTCGGTGAAGAGGTGTTACGATTCATCCTGTGCTTACACACttacacacgcacacgcacacccCCTGCATCAGAGGGCTGCCCCCGAGCGTGACGTGAACTGACTTCCCGAGTGCTGGAAGCTCCAGCTTTCACAGACACTGCCCAGCAAGGCTGAGGTCGGGAGAGGACCCTCGGGCCTGATGGTCCTCTGCTCCGCTCAGGCTTCCTCTTCTACTACCACGTGCACAACCGGCCGCCGCTGGACCAGCACATCCACTCCCTGCTGCTCTGTGCTGTATTCGGGGGCGCCCTCAGCCTCGCCGTGGAGGTAGTCCTTCGGGACAACGTCGTGCTGGAACTCTTCCGCaccagcctcctcctccttcagggCACCTGGTTCTGGCAGGTAAACCCACGCTCCCCACCTGGTGTGAGCCAGGATGAAGCGGGTGTGCAGAGCAGACCAGGAGAGGCAGCACTGACGCACCACGCCAAGGGCCTCAGGGCCCGCTTCTCTGCCCCCTGCCCGCGACCTGTGTGACCTTAGCCATCCACATCCTGCTGACGCATAGACAAGCGAGCAGGCCGAGGCTGTCCCTGACCCACCTTCCCAGCAGAGTTACTAATACCGTTATCAGACTCTCCTTGCTAGACTGCTCATCTGCAACATGGGCCCTGAAACTTTAAGCAAGGACCCAGAGCTAACTGAGAGCGATTGCCTGCACAGAGGCCGCTCAACACCAGCAGAGGGGTGGGCTGTGAGCTGTCTGGGTAACTGCGAATACTCTGGCGGGCTTGGGGGCTTCGCAGGTCCAACTAACCTAACAGCAAGGCTGGCTCCTCTATTTTAATCCGCCAGATTGGGTTCGTGCTGTTCCCGCCTTTTGGAGGCCCTGAATGGGACCAGAACAA includes the following:
- the TMEM45B gene encoding transmembrane protein 45B, whose translation is MANFKGHALPGSFFLIVGLWWSVKHPLKYFYQKEKSSQLTHHYQRLEIIEAAIRTLFSVIGILAEQFVPDGPHLHLYHEDHWVKLMNWQHSTMYLFFAVSGIVDMLTYLITHVPLGLDRLVMALAAFNEGFLFYYHVHNRPPLDQHIHSLLLCAVFGGALSLAVEVVLRDNVVLELFRTSLLLLQGTWFWQIGFVLFPPFGGPEWDQNNDDNIMFITMCFCWHYLAALCIVATSYSLVYCFLTRVKRPEDREVIGIQKLRSDHTYRKALLSGSDEE